One window of the Leishmania panamensis strain MHOM/PA/94/PSC-1 chromosome 12 sequence genome contains the following:
- a CDS encoding ribonuclease H2 non-catalytic subunit, putative (TriTrypDB/GeneDB-style sysID: LpmP.12.0990), with amino-acid sequence MARSSNDGLWRATLRGRALLGEEVQLPEGYAIAMTTVTTNKTFSPPSPTSASLSTFITPTAEADEIETLDQVSIQACASRYVVWEHDKAPTAAATISQWVTLAQLIHTSSQ; translated from the coding sequence atggcgcgcagctccaATGATGGCCTTTGGCGTGCAACATTGCGGGGTCGGGCACTgctgggagaggaggtgcaaCTGCCCGAGGGCTATGCCATTGCCATGACGACAGTCACCACAAACAAAACGTTCTCCCCGCCATCCCCCACCTCTGCGTCGCTTTCCACGTTCATCACCCCGACCGCCGAGGCAGACGAAATCGAGACGCTCGATCAGGTTTCCATTCAAGCATGTGCGTCACGCTATGTGGTATGGGAACACGATAAGGCACcgacggctgctgccaccatcTCGCAGTGGGTCACGCTAGCGCAGCTGATCCACACATCCTCGCAGTGA